The Halotia branconii CENA392 region CTGGTGTGTTGGGTGAAGTTCACTTGACAGGTAACACAGTGATTGATGCGTTGTTAAATGTAGCTGCAACCCAACCAGCTTGTGATGTAACGGATTTAAACTGGGATTCTTATCGCACTTTGTTAGCAACAGTTCATCGGCGGGAGAATTGGGGAGAACCATTACAAGCGATCGCTCAGGGTTTTTTGCAAATATTAGATAAGTTTCCTGATACTGCCTTACTCTTGCCATTGCATCGTAACCCGACAGTCAGAAAACCATTACAAGCACTTTTAGGAAATCATCCCCGAATTTTTTTAACTGAACCTTTAGATTATGCAGAACTAGTCGGTGCAATTGGGCGATCGCATTTTTTGCTAACTGATTCTGGTGGTTTGCAAGAAGAAGCACCTAGCTTAGGAAAACCTGTGCTAGTTCTTAGAGACACCACAGAAAGACCGGAAGCCGTGACTGCGGGTACAGCTAAACTTGTAGGAACTATAAGCGAGAATATTGTTACAGCTGCAACTGAGCTATTGAGTAACCCAAAGGCTTATCAAGAGATGGCTAATGCGATTAATCCCTTTGGAGATGGTCACGCAGCAGAACGCATCTTGCAAATTGTGAAAAATTATTTACAGCTTTCTTAAGCAACTTAAAGAAAACAGGGAACAGGGCATGTGTAGGAAGGGGACTGTTACCCGTCCAATACAATCGCCCCAAGGGGGCGACCCCTTGATTAGTCGATGAAACGAACAGGCAACAATTTCCGTATCTCATCAAAAATCTTCACTGTTCCCTGTTGCCCGTTCTCTGTTCCCTCAACCAAAGGTTGTGAAATTATTATTAACTTCTAAATAGAAAGCTGCGAGTTTGAGGGCCAACTATGCCATCTACACGTAGACCATTATTTGCCTGAAATTGTCTGACTCGGCTAGCAGTTGCTGGACCATATATCCCGTCAACTGCCAAGCCACCTAAAGCTCGTTGCACGTCTCTAACAGGTTGACCTTTCGCTCCACGATTTAGAATAACTTGACCGCCAACACCACCGGGTCTAGTGGTAGGACGAGGATTAGATGTACCGCTCAGCCAGTTAGCAGCAACGTATCTACCTGTAGCAAGCCTAGCAAAACCGTTATTGTATCCTGCAATCGTGGCAACTGGCGCACCATTGGGAATACATCCTACAACTTGGTAGGCTGTGCTTGGACCTGTACGAACACGTAGACAACTACCATTAGTTCTGACGTATGCTGCTGAAGCGATTTGAGCTTGGGTGACAGCAGCAAAAAGTACACTAATACCAGCTAAAGTTAACCAAGCAGAAGATTTAAGTAGTTTTCCTAAATTGAATTGCAGCTTGGGAAAATTATATTCTGTATATTCGGCTTGTCCAGTTGCCTCTTGGTTAGCAACAACCATGAGGGAATAAGCAATATATTCCATGATTCAGTACCTGTAAGTGATCTTAGAGAATAATTTGGTTTTTTCAGAATTTATATTTTTAGTATTTTAGATTACAAACAATCATAAAGCGTTTTTACTGATAACAGAATAAAAAAATACTAAGAATTGGTAAATTTTTTCATCAAAAGCGATCGCCTGACAATATTACAGTGCGATCGCTTATCTAAGATATAAATAAAATTCAATTAAGATTTAGTTTTTTAACTAATTTTTGATCGAGTTTAAAGTATGAAAATTATCAGATCTAATCTGACTACCATTTCGCCATACTTCCACTTTCTCTCGGTTAACTAAGTAGGAAAAGCTGCCATTATTTGCTTGATATGTATCTTTACCTATATTCCAAGCTGGAATCTTGACTGGTTGACTTGGGTCTTGTTTTAACTGCCCAACATAAAATAAACTGCCCTGATCATCACAAACTTTGACTCGAACGTTGGTAGTTTCACCTTCAATGATGGTGATACCATTACATGCATTATTAGTTATAGGTACAAAATTTACAGGGATCGGTTGTGAAGGTGAAACTTGCTGAGCTATTGGAGGTTTTGCGACTGGGCGATTTCTAGAAGCAGAGATTGTAGGCTGTGGTGGTATTTTGCTAGCCGTGGAGGTAGATAATTGTCGCATGGGATCAACTGCTAGGCGACCATCAGGATGAAGTTCAAAGTGTAAGTGAGGCGCTGTACTATTACCTGTAGATCCCATTTCTGCAATTACTTGACCTTGGCTGACCTGTTGATTTTTGCTCACCAAAAGACGACGATTGTGTCCGTAAACTGTGAGGCTACCATCAGGATGCTTAATTTCTAAATAATTTCCTAATCCCCAATCATCCCAACCGGCTTTGACTACCGTACCAGATGCCGCAGCCACAATTGGAGTACCAGCTGCCCCGGCAATATCAATTCCTTCGTGTTGATATTTCCGAAAGCCTTGAGAAATAAACCCTTGAGTTGGCCAAATTAACTTGGAAGCAGGAATAGGAGTTTGTTGAATTGGAGAATCGTCTACTACCTGAGTAAAGGCAGAGGTAGTTGTAGTGAGTAGAGCGATTAAGGATATTAATCCAATAGAGCCATAACTACAAAATCGACCAATAGTAAGTTTTTTCATAATTACTTAGCTTAATTTAAGATAATAATTCAGACATTCTTTAGTTACTTGTTGTTTCCACCTGATATCAAGCAGATCAGGAAAATAAACTTATCGAATTGGCAAGTTGGCAACCGTAAATACTAGGTCACTGTTGGCAAAAAATATGTAGCACCCACTAACTTAACAGCATTAGTTGCAATTGGCGAAAATACTACTAATAACACGGTCAAAGTTATCAGGCTATGGATAAAACATTAAAAAGTGATAATCACTGCTTGTAGACCGAGCAGTGATGGATATCAGCAAGTAAGAATAAAGTAATTTGTGAAATTTTATAAGGAGGTCAATTATCTAATTTATAAGGTTTTCAGCCGCCAGTGCTGTGCAACTTCCTTGCTCAGTCGCGCCTTGCAAGCTGGGGTGGCTGGGAGAGAATTATAATTTTTTATGCAAAATTCCTACAAATATTCAACAAACTATTGAAAATCGCAGGTAGCATTACAAATATTAGGACAAGAATAATATTATTGAACCTGCTCACTTAATAGTTGTAACTAAAGAAGAACTACTACCATACACAGTAAGGGCCTTCTTGAATTGTGCCATCGGGCATGGTAGTATGCCAGATTACATTGAACTTTCTGCAAAGACCTTCTCCGTTGACATCGGAGTCTCGGAAGTCAGCATGAGTCAAATCAGCACGTTGAAAGTAACCAATTTTGGCACCAATGAAAACAGTACCAACTGCTTTTACATGACTCAAGTTAGCCTTAGTCAAATCAGCACCAGTTAAATTAGCATTACTTAGGTTAGCGGAGAATAAATTAGCGTCTCTGAGAATAGTTTTTACCAAACCAGCTCCACCCAAATAAGCCCCGAACAAATCAGATCCAGTCAAATTAGCCCCGCTCAAATCGACATCTTCAAGATTAGCTCCTCGCAAGCTAATACCCTGCAAGTCAGCACCTTCGAGTCCAGTAATCAAACCACTAACTCCGTCTCTTTCGCCCATCTCGCCAACAATGCGAATCAACTCAATTCCATTAAAGTTACGCTCCCCAGATTTACAACGCTCCAACAATTCATCAGTAATGATTCTCCAAACCATAATTATTTAATGATGTGAATCAGGTGTTTACTTAGGACAACATGGAAGTTAAAAGCACCTGAAGTAAAGTATTCAGTCCTAGACTAACCTACATGAGCGATCGCTTCTCCTTCAATGTCGTGATATATGGGAAAGACAACATCTCTATGAAGGCTGAACATAAGGAAGAAGTTGAAATATTTTACGCTTCACTGTTACTAACGGAAGTGCGTTCGCATAGGCAAAAAGAAGTTCGCTACATAATCACCACAGTCACTACCTTAAGGAAAATTTAGAAGAATAATTTTTTAAACCAAAGGCACATCTGCTCAATTTCTGTTAAATTCATTAACTGCTTTTCTAAGTTGACGCAAGTTATCCAAACATTATTTTCACAGTAAAAATCTGATTCACGAATTATCTGATAACCACTTTTTTGATAAAAATTTACTGATGATAAAGATGATATTACCTCGATGACTTTATATTTATTTTGTCTAGCTATTTCTTCTATAGCACCAAGCATCTGTGTACCTATACCTTGACGCACAAAATTTGGATGAACATATATACCACCTATCCTAGGCTGTTGATTTAGAAGAGATGCAAATCCAACTATTTGATTATTATATTTTGCTACAATTATGCTCTCATTAATCTGTAATCTTGCTAATCTTTGATTTCTTATTAAAGACTCAATCTGATTGAAATTATAATTTGGTGATAATGCTCTAAGTGACTCAGCTTGTAGTTTCAAAATATTCTCTAAATCTTCAGCTTTTGATAAACGAATTTGCACATCCATAAAACTTTACAGTACGTTGTGTCCGAAACGAAAATAATAACTTTACATATAGTCTTCCCATAACACTTGAGCAACCAACATTCTAAGGCACGGATGCGTCTAGAAATCCAGCTGCTTCCTGTTTATTTATTCTTCAATCTTGTTAAGTGTCGCCAACGATGATTTATTGATGGATTGGGCATAAGTAAGAAAGGCAATTAACCCTGTTATGTCACTTTTGGAAAACAATAATCGAAGCGAAATTATCAACCTTTGATTGAATCAAGCTTTGAGCCTTTATTTACTAACAGAAACTAGAATTTCTAGCCAAAACCCAGAAATTAAAGCTCCAGAAGGCTGGAGAGCGATTGGCTTCTACTAAAGTGACACAAGAGGGTTAAGAAAGAGAATTGGTTACTTGTTCAAGTGAATAATTTGTAAGGCTTTAAGCCGCCAATGCTGCATACCTTGATTGCGCGACATTAGCAGCGATCGCAGTTTTTCCCCCCCAGCCTCCCCAGCTTCGACTGGGCAATAGAGATACGCAACAATGGCTCTCAAAATCATTGATAAGTCTTGGCTGTGACAAATAAAAGTAAGAAAATCCCGCCGCGAATTTCTTACTTTTGGAAAGTGGTGGTCGCCCCCTGCTCCCCCAGCCCCCCCAGCCTCGACCGAGCAAGAATAGAATACAGCATTGGCAACTAAAAGTATTGATATATAAAGCTTTTGAGTAAATTCAAAAAATTTTTTTGCTTAATTTTGGCTTAAAAAACATAAATAAAGCTTCCCAGAGTAGAGGTGAATCAAATTGGTATGGCGTTTAAATTGCTACGATATTTTGCAACAAATACAGTTTGTATTAATTCGTACGAGTTTAGGAAATCTTGTACTCAGCCCAAAGTATTGCACATTAAGGAATTTAGTAAACTTTACTCGCACAGATATAGTCAGTAGGATTAATTCCCAAAATACTTTCTTTTTCTAAGTATTTACCAACACAGTTGACTCATGTTTGCTGCCAGTTCTGCGGGGTTCATCTGCTCGTAATGTTCAAAAGGTTGATGAATCCAAGGGTTGTCTGGTAAGTAATCAACATAATAATCGGGTTTGATTACTGAACAGGCTTTATACCAAAGTACGGCAGTGCGTATTTCTACAATTGGAATATTACTATTTTGCTCTAGCCAAGGGATAGTCTGCTGGAGAGTGACTCCAGAATCTACTAAGTCATCCACTAAAAGAAGACGCTCACCTAAGCTTTCGGTAGTCATCGTTAAGTGATGAGAGAATATTAAATTACCTCTTGCTTGCTTACCAGAGCCACTGTAAGACGATGTTGCTAGAATAGCCAACGGCTGTTGGTATATACGGGAAAGAATGTCTCCTACTCGCAGTCCTCCTCTGGCAAGGCAGACAATTTGATTGAATTGCCAACCGGATTGATAAATTTGAGCAGCCAGTTGTTCAATTTTTTGGTGATAATCTGACCAAGAAACATAAAGGTCTGGCATAAACTTAAGGGAAGTAATTTTTAGTTAAAACTAAAGGCAACACAAAGTCTTTATTTTAGTATGAACACAAGGTATTTATGAACGATTTTGCTGATGATGCCCAAAAAACTCCTGAAAGTCAAAAACTGGATTTTAAAACAAAACTAGCTTATGGTGCAGGAGATTTAGGCCCAGCCATTACTGCTAATATTTCGATATTTTTTTTATTAGTTTTCTTTACTAATGTCGCTGGGATTCCGGCGGGTTTAGCTGGCAGCGTTTTAATGATTGGCAAAATTTGGGATGCAGTAAATGATCCAATGGTGGGAGTACTAACGGATAAAACTAAATCTCGTCGTTGGGGTCGTCGTCTTCCTTGGATGCTTTATGGAGCAATTCCCTTTGGGATTTTCTTCTTCTTGCAGTGGATTGTACCGCGATTTAGTGCCGACCAAAGTGCTAATATTTGGCCTTTGTTCTGGTATTACGTAGCAATTGGATTAATTTCTCAGGTGTTTTATACTGTCGTGAATTTGCCT contains the following coding sequences:
- a CDS encoding M23 family metallopeptidase, which encodes MKKLTIGRFCSYGSIGLISLIALLTTTTSAFTQVVDDSPIQQTPIPASKLIWPTQGFISQGFRKYQHEGIDIAGAAGTPIVAAASGTVVKAGWDDWGLGNYLEIKHPDGSLTVYGHNRRLLVSKNQQVSQGQVIAEMGSTGNSTAPHLHFELHPDGRLAVDPMRQLSTSTASKIPPQPTISASRNRPVAKPPIAQQVSPSQPIPVNFVPITNNACNGITIIEGETTNVRVKVCDDQGSLFYVGQLKQDPSQPVKIPAWNIGKDTYQANNGSFSYLVNREKVEVWRNGSQIRSDNFHTLNSIKN
- a CDS encoding phosphoribosyltransferase encodes the protein MPDLYVSWSDYHQKIEQLAAQIYQSGWQFNQIVCLARGGLRVGDILSRIYQQPLAILATSSYSGSGKQARGNLIFSHHLTMTTESLGERLLLVDDLVDSGVTLQQTIPWLEQNSNIPIVEIRTAVLWYKACSVIKPDYYVDYLPDNPWIHQPFEHYEQMNPAELAANMSQLCW
- a CDS encoding peptidoglycan-binding protein, with the protein product MEYIAYSLMVVANQEATGQAEYTEYNFPKLQFNLGKLLKSSAWLTLAGISVLFAAVTQAQIASAAYVRTNGSCLRVRTGPSTAYQVVGCIPNGAPVATIAGYNNGFARLATGRYVAANWLSGTSNPRPTTRPGGVGGQVILNRGAKGQPVRDVQRALGGLAVDGIYGPATASRVRQFQANNGLRVDGIVGPQTRSFLFRS
- a CDS encoding pentapeptide repeat-containing protein, which gives rise to MVWRIITDELLERCKSGERNFNGIELIRIVGEMGERDGVSGLITGLEGADLQGISLRGANLEDVDLSGANLTGSDLFGAYLGGAGLVKTILRDANLFSANLSNANLTGADLTKANLSHVKAVGTVFIGAKIGYFQRADLTHADFRDSDVNGEGLCRKFNVIWHTTMPDGTIQEGPYCVW
- a CDS encoding GNAT family N-acetyltransferase; the protein is MDVQIRLSKAEDLENILKLQAESLRALSPNYNFNQIESLIRNQRLARLQINESIIVAKYNNQIVGFASLLNQQPRIGGIYVHPNFVRQGIGTQMLGAIEEIARQNKYKVIEVISSLSSVNFYQKSGYQIIRESDFYCENNVWITCVNLEKQLMNLTEIEQMCLWFKKLFF
- the wecB gene encoding non-hydrolyzing UDP-N-acetylglucosamine 2-epimerase → MTNQKRVCIILGTRPEAIKLAPVIQVFQDSPDFELQVILTGQHREMVEQVMQLFNLKANHDLEIMQPQQSLSDITCRSLRGLEALFQENKPDLVIVQGDTTTAFGATLAAFYQKIPVGHVEAGLRTDDLFNPYPEEANRRLISQLTQLHFAPTTLAVDNLQRSGVLGEVHLTGNTVIDALLNVAATQPACDVTDLNWDSYRTLLATVHRRENWGEPLQAIAQGFLQILDKFPDTALLLPLHRNPTVRKPLQALLGNHPRIFLTEPLDYAELVGAIGRSHFLLTDSGGLQEEAPSLGKPVLVLRDTTERPEAVTAGTAKLVGTISENIVTAATELLSNPKAYQEMANAINPFGDGHAAERILQIVKNYLQLS